Below is a window of Culturomica massiliensis DNA.
ACTCGTCCATTGCAGTTGGCTCCCAAAAAGTAAGTATGAACGAGATACGTCCATATTTTGAATATTAACACATGAAGAGAGGGAGACCCGTGGGTTTCCCTCTTTTTGGCTAAATCTGAATATTATGAAAAGATTATTGTTTTTTTTGTGTTTGGGTATATCTTGTTTGGTGTCTGCACAGGAATATACAACTAATTGGCCTTATCTTTTTTCTGAATTCCAACCGGGAACGGTATTTTATAAGGATGGAGGGAAGAGTGCCTTGCAATTGAATATCCATTTATTAAAATCTCATTTACACTTTTTGAAAGGAGAACAAATTATGGAAGCAGAGCCGGGTAAAATTGACCGGGTTGAAATTAATGGAGTAAATTATCTGGAAATCGATGGGCGAATCATTCGTTTACTGAAAGCCAAAAAGGGCGGTTTTGTCGGAGAACTGGTGTTGGGAGATTTTGAAAGTTTGCTTGATAACAGCGGGGCTTATGGTGCTTCTTCCAATACTCAATCTGTACAAAAAATGTCTTCTTTGGAAATCGGTGGGATTAGTAATATGAACCATATGTTTTTAAAAGAAAGCAAGGATGGAGGGAAGGCACTCTCCGCTATTCGGGAGTATGTGCTTATTGTAAAGGGTGAATGTTATCCGGCTTCCAAAAAAGATATTGAGAAAAAATTATCCACAGAACGACAGCAGGCCTTTAAAAATTTTCTGAAAAAGCATAAAATAAAATGGAAAAATCCGGACAGTCTGTATGAGCTGCTGGATTTTTTTAAAGACGAAATGCCACAATAGTTATGAAAAGGAGAGTATTATTATTTTTGATGATATGTGTCTTAGCAGGCGGATGTCATCCGGATGATGAATTACAAAGCGATCCGGATAAAAGGGAATTTTCCGAGACAGAAATGGATATGATGAGTGTAAAAGGGCGGTTGCGGATCAAGTTATCCCAGGAGTTAGCCAATTCTCTCGAAATATCGGTAGATTCTGTCGGTATTCGTACCCGGGTAAGCGGTATGGATCATGTTTTAACGGCTTTAGGGGCTAGTTCTATGCGGCGGACATTCCCGCCGGCCGGTCGTTTTGAGGCTCGTACCCGTGCTGCAGGCTTGCATTTGTGGTACGATATTGTTTTTGATGAGGACAAGCCGGTTTCCCGGGCTTCCGCTGATTTCTTGCAGTTTCCGGGTGTTGAAATCGTGGAGCCGATCCGTAAAACGGTTCAATTGACATTGCCTTTCAATGATCCCGAGTTGGATAAGCAATGGCATTATTACAACGACGGTTCTCTCAGTGGTTCTATTGCCGGGGCTGATATAAATCTTTTTGAAGCCTGGAAAACAGAAACAGGTAAGAAAGAAGTGATTGTATCGGTGGTTGATGGAGGAATTGATTTTGAACATGAGGATTTAGCTGCCAATATGTGGATGAATGAAGCAGAAGTGAACGGAGTTCGTAATAAAGACGATGATGACAACGGTTATAAGGATGATGTGTACGGTTTCAATTTTGTAGATCAGGTCGGGACAATCAAGCCGGGCAAGCATGGAACACATGTCGCCGGAACAGTTGCCGCTGTGAACAATAATGGGAAAGGGGTTTGCGGTGTTGCCGGAGGGGACGGTTCCGGGAATGGTGTCAGATTGATGTCGTGTCAGATTTTTGGAACTGATGCCAGTGGTAAGGATATTAGTGCGGATGGAGCTCCTGCGATCAAATATGGTGCCGACAATGGAGCGGTTATCAGTCAGAACAGTTGGGGGTATGAAAAGGGTGGTTCTGCACTTCCGGCCTCTTTAAAGGCTGCTATAGATTATTTTGTAACTTATGCAGGGGTGGATGAACACGGAAATCAGGAAGGGCCGATGAAAGGAGGTATTGTAATTTTTGCTGCCGGTAATGATAATCTTCCTCTTGCTTATCCGGCCTGTTATGAGAAGGTTGTTGCTGTCGCTGCGCTCACAAGCGATTATAGAAAAGCTGATTTTTCCAATTACGGCGAATGGGTGGATATTTCAGCTCCGGGGGTTCGGATATACAGTACTACTCCCGGAAATACCTACGGTTATTTACAAGGTACTTCCATGGCTTGTCCGCATGTATCGGGCGTAGCTGCTTTGGTCGTTTCTAAATTCGGCGGACAGGGATATACACCTGAAAAATTAAAAGAACGTTTGTTCAATACGGCTAAAG
It encodes the following:
- a CDS encoding S8 family serine peptidase → MKRRVLLFLMICVLAGGCHPDDELQSDPDKREFSETEMDMMSVKGRLRIKLSQELANSLEISVDSVGIRTRVSGMDHVLTALGASSMRRTFPPAGRFEARTRAAGLHLWYDIVFDEDKPVSRASADFLQFPGVEIVEPIRKTVQLTLPFNDPELDKQWHYYNDGSLSGSIAGADINLFEAWKTETGKKEVIVSVVDGGIDFEHEDLAANMWMNEAEVNGVRNKDDDDNGYKDDVYGFNFVDQVGTIKPGKHGTHVAGTVAAVNNNGKGVCGVAGGDGSGNGVRLMSCQIFGTDASGKDISADGAPAIKYGADNGAVISQNSWGYEKGGSALPASLKAAIDYFVTYAGVDEHGNQEGPMKGGIVIFAAGNDNLPLAYPACYEKVVAVAALTSDYRKADFSNYGEWVDISAPGVRIYSTTPGNTYGYLQGTSMACPHVSGVAALVVSKFGGQGYTPEKLKERLFNTAKDIYAYNRGYQSKLGIGLIDAAAALAVTSTVPPQKVTKLWGTVSSNIASLQWLVPADPDDVKAAGFSVYYTQEDISSLNPDNLPSHVGVRGFATGDLNVGDTMTAVLPGLEFETNYNVFVDAYDASGNRSALSPRFSFQTGSNGVPVITPVNGNSITLRGFETKSLAFIISDPDGHDMTWALENPSEAITGILNDKTITLTINATKLAPGTYQGRLNVSDVYGASTGLSFTYVVEPNHAPHVILQPEDVVFSRVGEQIALTLADYFVDEDGEPLSYSTVVSDSRVAHLSPNRGNLYITALAVGATDVTLTAKDALGESASVAFRISVGGGGDQEVSLYPNPVKDKLNILTKEGESVEIILYNTAGVKVLDGRYVVPAQVDLSRLPGGSYVVVVKYNGKEYKNNIVKL